Proteins from a genomic interval of Ramlibacter algicola:
- a CDS encoding dihydrofolate reductase family protein, whose translation MATQYFTATSLDGFIATEDDSLDWLFPLGNVADTSYPQFIKEVGALTMGASTYEWMLRHADRVSAETGSAWPYTQPTWVFTHRTLPAIAGADLRFVQGDVRPVHAAMLQAAAGRNLWIVGGGDLAGQFADAGLLDEILVQVGSVTLGCGKPLFPRRLTQPPLQLQSVRQVGSGFAELRYKVPRRDAAS comes from the coding sequence ATGGCGACCCAGTACTTCACCGCGACGAGCCTCGACGGCTTCATCGCCACCGAGGACGACTCGCTCGACTGGTTGTTCCCGCTGGGCAATGTCGCCGACACCAGCTACCCGCAGTTCATCAAGGAGGTCGGTGCGCTCACGATGGGCGCGTCGACGTACGAGTGGATGCTGCGGCACGCGGACCGCGTGTCCGCGGAAACGGGTTCGGCGTGGCCCTACACGCAGCCGACCTGGGTGTTCACGCACCGCACGCTGCCCGCCATCGCGGGTGCCGACCTGCGCTTCGTGCAGGGCGACGTGCGCCCGGTGCACGCCGCGATGCTGCAGGCCGCGGCCGGCCGCAACCTGTGGATCGTCGGCGGCGGCGACCTCGCCGGCCAGTTCGCCGATGCGGGCCTGCTCGACGAGATCCTGGTGCAGGTCGGCTCGGTCACGCTCGGCTGCGGCAAGCCGCTGTTCCCGCGCCGCCTGACGCAACCGCCGCTGCAGTTGCAATCGGTGCGGCAGGTGGGCAGCGGCTTCGCGGAGCTGCGCTACAAGGTGCCGCGCCGCGACGCCGCGTCCTGA